Proteins from one Candidatus Aegiribacteria sp. genomic window:
- a CDS encoding CopG family transcriptional regulator, with the protein MTELTKRSTVYLEPDLHKALRLKSIETSRSMSDLVNDAIRDELSADADDLAVFRIRQDEPAIAFEEFVNELKRNGRI; encoded by the coding sequence ATGACTGAGCTGACAAAGCGATCTACAGTATATCTTGAACCTGATCTGCACAAGGCTCTGCGACTCAAATCGATCGAGACATCACGCTCGATGTCAGACCTGGTAAACGATGCCATCCGCGATGAACTTTCTGCGGATGCAGATGATTTGGCTGTATTCCGAATTCGACAAGATGAGCCTGCTATCGCCTTCGAAGAGTTCGTTAATGAGCTGAAGCGCAATGGCAGAATATAG
- a CDS encoding NUDIX domain-containing protein gives MIEHSIIHYKEGQIFNAEVYRKAVRAIIRRQDKVLLIHSTNVGDYKFPGGGVEKQEDDSEALRREIREECGLVLSEIKEIVIRITELSQSKESETTLFKMISEYYLCEVNNEYVTQQLDKYEEELGFIPIWITIEKAIGLNKQILKSSKDKKPSWLEREILAMEAMNEREFT, from the coding sequence TTGATTGAGCATTCAATAATTCATTACAAAGAAGGGCAAATATTTAATGCCGAAGTATATAGAAAGGCAGTAAGAGCAATAATACGAAGACAGGACAAAGTCCTACTAATTCATTCAACTAATGTTGGTGATTATAAGTTTCCTGGTGGTGGAGTAGAAAAACAGGAAGATGATTCAGAAGCATTAAGAAGAGAAATTAGAGAAGAATGTGGACTAGTATTATCAGAAATTAAAGAAATAGTAATAAGAATTACAGAATTGAGTCAATCAAAGGAATCAGAAACAACATTATTTAAAATGATTTCAGAGTATTATCTATGTGAAGTAAATAATGAATATGTAACACAGCAACTTGATAAATATGAAGAAGAATTAGGATTTATACCGATTTGGATTACCATAGAAAAGGCAATTGGACTAAACAAACAAATACTTAAATCATCAAAAGATAAAAAACCATCTTGGCTAGAAAGAGAAATATTGGCAATGGAAGCAATGAATGAGAGAGAATTCACCTAA